TGCCGTAACTTTCAAGCCCAAGATTCCGATGACAATAAGGCCGAGGCAAAATAGCCTTAGCATATCCTTGCTCTCGTTTAGGACAACCATGCCAAAGATCGAGACCCCGACAGCGCCTGTGCCTGTCCAGATGGCATAGGCTGTGCCAATGGGAATAGTCTGCATCGCCCGCGACAGGAAAAACAGGCTGATGAAAGCTGCAATGATAAAGCCCGCGGTTGGGCCAAAGCGAGTAAAACCATCTGAATATTTTAAAAGGAGCGCCCAGACGCACTCAAATCCCCCGGCAATTACCAGATAAACCCAAGCCATTTGTATTTCTCCGTTCAGGCGCTCTCTAAATTGCGCAACTGTTAGCTAAATTTTGGTGTTTCCTTAGCGAGAAACGCCCGCACAGCTTCTTTGTGATCAGCAGTAGTGAAGGTGATGGTCTCAAGCGCCAGGGAGGCCGGGACCAACTGGGTACCGAGCTGCTTTAGCATGAGATTTACTGATTTTTTGGTCAGCTCGATTGCCATGCGCGGTCCCGTAGCTAGCCTTTTGGCAAAGGTCATCGCTGTTTCTTCCAGTGCATCGGCATCCACACAATGGTTCACCAGACCGATGTTGGCTGCTTGCTCGGCGTTGATTGGGTCACCAGTCATCAGGAATTCCTTGGCACGATTTGGCCCGATCAGGAGAGGCCACAGCAATGCGCCGCCATCTCCGGCGACAATGCCGACGTTCACATGTGGATCGGAAATGACGGCTTTTGCGCTCATGAAGGAGACATCGGCGAGCAGGGCGATGGTTGCTCCGAGGCCTACGGCATGGCCGTTGATCATGGCGATAACTGGTTGGCGAATTTCTAGAAGAGAATTCACAATTGCAGCGCCGTCCCGCACCATTTCCGCCAAGTCCTCAGCGGTGTTGATGTCGTCGCGCATCCATTTCAGATCGCCACCGGCGCAGAAAGCACGACCTTCCGGGTCGCCGGTGATAACTACAACTCGGACGGAATCATCTAGACTGATTTTTTGAAACACACGAGCCAGTTCATGGTGCAGAACCGCGTCGATGCAGTTTTTGCCGGCCGGGTTGCTTATTGCAATAGTAAGAATGCCTTCTTTAATATCAATGTTCAGCTTGGTGTATTCATCATATGTCATTTTAGGTCTCCAGGTTGCGCACCGCTTTTGGCGGCCTTTGCGACTTTAACGGTTTCTTTGAAAAATGCGGCCGCGCTTTCAATGGACGCGGCTATAGCGTCCTCGTGGGACTGGCCGATGGGAATGAGGCGGCAGGTATAAGTCAGCAGGCTTTCTTCTGGCCCGCAGGCTTCCACCTGCAATGTGCCACAATATCGGGACCAAGGTGTGCCGGCGGTATCAATCATTGCGTATGAATAGCGGCGACGCTGGTCATCATGCTCTTCAAGTACTTCCACAATGTCTCCGCCTCCGAGTTTATCGGAGAGGGTCAGGGTTCGTGTGGCGCCCGGAGTATTGCCATTGCCTGTGGCTGAGACGGAAAGGACTTCGTCTCCGGAAATTTTCAGAATACCGGCCCAGTCGCCTATTAAGGCCCACGCGTCGTCGGCGGAAACAGGTGCACGTGCCCCATAAAAGCCGGCAGCAAAGGCGCCGTCACGGTGAATGGACGTTGTCTCGTCCTTCAAAAAATCAGACATAAATCTTTCCTTGGGTTAGGGGACGTATAGATTCTCGTCCCTTTTGGCGAACATTCGATCGACGGCTTCTTTGACGCTCTGCAAGTTGCTTTACATATAGGTGTCGCGAAAAGATCTCCGGCGAAGCTGATGCCTGTTTTTGCCTGGGATAGAACCGCCGCTAGACCGTCGGTCCGGGCGCCATCACTGATAACGTTAGAGTGCGTCATTGATCTTCTGCCGGTTCTTCAAATTGAAGCGCACCCCAGTGCACAAGTAGTTTGCCAGCTCGTACCTCGTAATAATCTGCAGAGCGGAGTCTGACGATCTTGCCGGTTGCTTTCGATCGTCCGGTATATTCGTGCAGAACCACACCTTCGTTGCCGTTGTTGAATTCTTTGAACACTCTTCGTTTCAGGTCGACTATGTCATCAGCAATGGCGGCACAGGACGCCCGCAGGCTTTGTGGATCAATTTCAGAGATTTCCGTTAGCGAATGGTAGGCCGGGTCCGCCGCGTCCAGCGCATAGTCAAAGCGCTCAGCCAGCATTTCCTCATAAAAACGATTGATCAGATCTGTTGGGGTCTTGTCGCTCATAGTTTCAATCCTTGTCGAAGTTTTGGCGCGGGATCATTGGTGTTCAGTCAAAGAGTGGTATATCAAACCACAGATGGTCTTCGCCGTACCGGCCTGTATCTTCCACGGCATCAACGGCGAGTGGCCGGTGACCTCCCGGGATGACATAGTCGCCGGAGACCGGGAATTCCAATCCTGTCCATTCTGTCCACTTCTTCAGGGAAGCCGTGACAGTAATGGAATCATATGCGATGCCTAAATTTTTCGCCCCTAATTTAACAAAGGAGTTTAACCATGGATCAATCAGGCCGCCGTTCTTGTCGCGCCAACAAAGAAATTCGTCAAAAGTGAAAGTAGGATAAAACTGTTTTATTGCTGGCCGCACGGGGGAGAGGTAATTTGTCATGCTATGATCGCGGGTCAGTTTGCTGTTTTGCCTGAGAAACAGCTTGGTGATGCCCTGACCCTGGGAATCCGGAGCAACGGCGCCAAAAATGCCGACGAGCGCGGTCGGTTTTGCACCATCCTCATATTCCTCAAGGCAGCGAAGCAGTAGCTCGTTATAGCCGGGAAGATCTTCCGGGCTACCATCCCAGCAAAGAGGTACGTTGATATTGATCCCAACAGTTTTGTTTTCGTCGTTCAAGATGAAGTAGTGATAGTGTGCGAAGTTCTTGAGAATTGCATCCTGAGTTTGCTGCCAGGTCGGTTCCTCATTCAGAAACTGCGGGAAAGATTCATCTTCCAGTTCACTGATCCTGGAAGCCAGCGTCGGATCGTCTGCAAATGATTTCACGAATAGAGACATGACAAGCCCAAATGCTTTGTTGTTAAGAGTTCTGATCTTACCGATCACTCGTCAATACTAATGCCAGATCAGAACTTTCTGTATATATCTGTTCAAATTATTAAATCAGGAATACTGATGTTTTACATTCAACGTGTATAGAGGCATATTCTGAAAGGAGTACAAGTAGCAGTTTTGGATGTTCTGTATCACGAAACGAGCAGGAGGCTGCCGGGTGTGCTTTGCCAAGGCTGTTTAGCCCGGGGAGCCCGTTGTCGAGTGACTCTCTGGTTTTCTGCTCGTTTGTCTGGAGGCAGGAAGAACATAGCATGATACTAACCTATCTCCTGTTGGTGTAGTTGATGGAGCGCGGCGTGGGTTGCTTATAGACGAGGACCGAATCAGGGGATGAGATTACTTCATCAAATTATTTGATGTTTATATATGCAAACTGATGTTTTGCCTGCCGTAATACAGCGCGATGCTTTTGCCATATTTGTCATCTGTTTTGGTTCAGGTGCGGAAAATGACACTCAAAGGGAGAACGACATCGTGAAAAGGTTTAATAGTAAAAGTGAGTTACTTGGCACTATCAGCAAGATTGCTCTGCTTACCGGGCTCTCTGCTTCCCTCGGGACGATGGCTGCGGCGGCACAAGATGCAGAGGATGAAGTTATAAGAATTGATGAGGTGGTCGTTACGGCGTCACGAAGAGCGCAGTCTCTTGAGGAAGTGCCGTACAATATTTCTGCGGCTACCGGAGAGGCGCTCAAGGGCCGGAATGTTGTTGATTTTGCGAAACTGACCCGAACCTTTGCCGGACTCCAAATGACTGATCGCGGCGTGCGCGACAACACCGCGTCCGCAAGGCTGATTTCGCGGGGGCTGAATACAGAGTCGGCAGCTTTTTCCGATTTGCCCTTCGTTACTGCCTCACCGGTTGCAACTTATGTCGGCGAAACGCCGGTTTTTGCCAACCTCCGAATGAATGATATCGACCGCGTCGAATTCTTGCGGGGTCCGCAAGGTACTCTTTACGGGTCCGGGTCTCTTGGCGGCACCTTGCGCTTTATCCACAATAATCCTGACTCGAGTGAATTTTATGGCCGCGTTGAGGGGAGCACAGGCTTCAGCAAAGATGCCGGTGATCCGAACTATTCTGTAAGTGGCGTGCTGAACGTGCCGCTTTCTGAAAACACCGCGGTTCGGGTTAGCGGGGGCCATGACTATTACGCCGGCTATATTGACGGCCTGACCAAGGCGGTTCTGGATGCCGATGACATTGCCGAACCGGCTGATCCGGATAATCCATTTGACAGTGCACCGCTGACAAAATCCAAAAAAGATATAAACGAAGCAAAAGTAACATATGCGCACGCCGCCCTTCGCGTTGAACTTGGCGAAAACTGGACTATTCAGGTAAACTCACACTACCAGAAGGAAAAAGGCGCTAACCGGGATGCCCAGTCGGTTATGCCGGGCGAGCCCGAGCGGACCAACCTGGTTTTGCTTGATGAGCCATCCGAGCGGGAATTGAAGCTGATCGGGCTGGATGTGGAAGCTGACTTCGGTTTTGCAACGATGACCTCGTCAAGTTCTTACACGGATGTGGATAGTTCAGCTATAACTGATGGCACCGGCGCCTACGGTTCCATAGGCTATTTGTTCTTCCCGAGGGTGACAGTCCCGCTTGAGCTCTATACAAGCAGCAAAACCTTTGTCCAGGAAGTTCGTCTGGTGTCGAATTCAGATGGGCCCCTGAGCTGGCTGATTGGCGGATTCTACATGGATCAAGATAATCTGGACCTTGATGAATTTGACTACTTCCGTGGTGACAGCCTTATCGGGTTCCCAATTTCAAACGCAGACGAATTGTTTTTGAACCTGCATCGTGAGTCAAATTTTGAGGATCTGGCTGCTTTTGGTGAACTGAGATACGATTTCTCTGAACAGTGGCAGGTGACGGTTGGTGCTCGGGTATTTAACCAGAAATTCTCCAGCGAAGCCTTTTTTGACTTTCCGGCCTTCGGTCTCTATCCAGGTTCTCCGAACTCCTTCGAGGAAGACGGAGTATTGTTCAAGGTCAATACTTCCTATCAATGGTCGGATGCAGCCAACGTCTACGCGACCTTTTCGCAAGGCTTCCGTCGCGGAGGCGCGAACTCCATTCCCACTTCGGGGCCGCTGGCTGAGCCGGCTGAACTTGTTAGCTATTCATCTGATTCAGTCGATAACTACGAGATTGGCGTCAAGGGCGTGTTTGAAAACAATGTCCGATACAGTCTTGCGCTCTATTATATCGACTGGAAAGATGCCCAGATTGGCACCTTGTCGCCTGTATTTGGGTACGACGTCGGTGTGAATGGCGGTGACGCGGAAAGCAAGGGGCTGGAAGCGGAGATTTCCGGTCCGATTGGCGAAAATTTCAATTTCTCCATAGGATATTCCTATACAGATTCCAGCCTCAAGGACGGGTTTGACGGCTTTGTTTCCGGTCAGGCGGGTGCCCGCCTGCCAGGTGTCTCCAAGCACTCATTGTCCGCCGCACTCGATTATGTCCTGCCATTATCGAATGCTGCAGACCTGGTTTTCCATGTGGACGGGTCGTATCGTTCCGATTTTGTCAACAATGTGGATCGGACGCTGGATATATATCGTGAGTTTGATGGCTTCGCAATTTTTGCTGCCTCGGTGTCCTATCAGACAGACACTTGGCATGTAACATTGGCAGCAGAAAACCTCTTCGACGAGAAAGCGATATCAGCACAGAATGATCCGGGCTATGCAACGCCGGACTATGTGGTGGAATGGGGCACTCGTCCGCGGACGGTTACGCTGAGTTTTGCCAGCGAGTTTTAGGCATGATTGCCAGGGACATTCCTGATACCGGAGAGACGGAAAAAATGTACCGGATGTCTGCGAATATTGGTCTGGAGCTGCGCCGGGGTGACCTGGCGCAAGCCTCTATTCTTGCAGAGGAAATTGTCCGTAGCTATCCTCGTAACGCGCGGAGCTGGCTGGCTGCCGCCCAGGTTGCAAGCCGTAGAGGAGACAGAGGCGCCGCCATTCAAAATATTGGCAAGTCGATAGATTGTTTTGATGCGGATGGTGACGAGCTGGCTGTTGCCGCCAAATATTTTGCAGAAGCCGGCTTGTGCAGAAAAGCCCGTATTTGTGCGGATAAGGTGACGGATGCGCATTGTGCGAGCGCATTTCAACTCGATCTGGCGGGCAACGCCTATACGCTGTGTGGTGATCATGGATCAGCGAAGCGCTGTTTTGAGCGCGCTGCAGAAGAAGCGCCGAGTAATGCCGGACTTTTGTTCAATCTGGCAGCGGCACAGCGCTTTTCGGGTGATGTTGCAGCAGCTGAAGCCAGTTTCGAGCGAGTCATTGCCTTGAATCCCGATCACTATGAAGCGCATCATGGTCTTGCCTCTATCCGTCGGCAAACCAGGGGAAACAACCATATAGATCGGCTCAAGGGAATGCTGGAAGCGGCAGGGCCGGATTGGCGGGGCAAGGTGATGCTTGGTTTTGCGCTTGGAAAGGAACTGGAAGATATCGGCGACTTTGGCGCCGCCTTTACCGCTTACACCGAGGCGGCACTTTTGAAGCGGGCGCAGACCCATTACAGCCTTGATCAGGAAATCGGCGCGATTGAACAGATCATAAAATGTCATCGGGCGGAAGCATTTCGTACAGCATCGCCTGGTCGGGGAGGCGCCAATGCCATATTTGTCCTCGGCCTCCCGCGAACAGGCACCACTCTCGTGGAACAGATCCTCGCTGCTCACCCCTATGTTGGGGCCAAAGGTGAATTGAACGATTTTGCAAGTGCGATGATGTCAGAGCTGAATTCATTGAGCGGAGGTGTGCCAATCCGCCGTGTACAGGCGATTTCCGATAGTCTGAAACTGGATTTTGCCCAACTGGGGGAACGTTATTTGTCAATGGTCGCCGAACGGGCGCCGGACTCTGACGTGTTCATCGACAAAATGCCCTTGAACTATCTTTACATTGGCCTGATCTTGCAGGCGCTGCCGGAAGCACACATAATTTATTTGAAACGCGATCCCCTGGATGCAGCGACGGCAATATATACTACGCTGTTCAATCAGGCTTATGCCTGGTCATATAGCCTCCAGGACATTGAGCGTTATATGCAGGCACATTACAGGCTGATGGATCATTGGAAGGCAGAATTTGGAGACCGCTTATATGTGGTGGCCTATGAAGATATTATCAAGGACCAGGAAGGGGCAACGCGTGGGCTTCTGGACTATTGTGGATTACCCTGGGATCCCGCCTGTCTTGACTTTCATAAGAACCGAAGTGCAGTGACAACGGCGAGTGCCGTACAAGTGCGTAAACCAATTTACTCGACATCCATGGGGCGCTGGAAACATTTTGAAACGGAGCTGGCGCCCATAGTACCGTCGCTTCAGGCTATCTCCCTTATTGAAAGTAACTCATATGCACCGTAAGGAAAACTGGGGCGAATTTGCTCGTGAATCCCTGGCAATGGCCGGTGTGACTGGTCTGGGTTATTGGCCCTTATATGTCATTCCTTTTGTGATTGGAGCACTGATTGATGGCCGCGGTCTGGATGAAGTCCAGGCCGGTTTTGTCGCCTCTGTGGAGGTTACGACAATTGCTCTCTCCTCACTGCTGATGTCGCGTTTTGTTTCGATGATTGGTTCGACGTCACGGGCTATATATATAACTATTGTCGTTATTATCCTTGGGAACCTGATTTCTGCGGTGGCGGAAAGCTATTCTCTCTTGCTTGTGTCGCGGCTGCTGGTCGGATTTGGTGAGGGCATTGCGTTGGCGACCGGGACTGCCACTGTTACTCATGTCAAAAAACCGGATCGTTTATATGCTCTGGTCCAGGTAGGTCGCGGCTTAATAGGGGCAATCTCCATTCCCATTATCGCCTATGCCATTGGTCATAGTGCCTCTGCAGGGCCTTTCTTATTTCTAGCTCTTTTGCCGTTGCTTGCCCTGCCGGTTGCTCACTGGCTGCCGACTGAAAGGGAAAAGGATGCCAGTGCCAGTGAGATCAATGCATTATTTCATAGTAAGATTGCACAGATGGTTGTCCTGCTGATGGCTGCAATGTTTATGGTAACGCTTGGTGAATCTT
The Emcibacter nanhaiensis genome window above contains:
- a CDS encoding TonB-dependent receptor, with the protein product MQTDVLPAVIQRDAFAIFVICFGSGAENDTQRENDIVKRFNSKSELLGTISKIALLTGLSASLGTMAAAAQDAEDEVIRIDEVVVTASRRAQSLEEVPYNISAATGEALKGRNVVDFAKLTRTFAGLQMTDRGVRDNTASARLISRGLNTESAAFSDLPFVTASPVATYVGETPVFANLRMNDIDRVEFLRGPQGTLYGSGSLGGTLRFIHNNPDSSEFYGRVEGSTGFSKDAGDPNYSVSGVLNVPLSENTAVRVSGGHDYYAGYIDGLTKAVLDADDIAEPADPDNPFDSAPLTKSKKDINEAKVTYAHAALRVELGENWTIQVNSHYQKEKGANRDAQSVMPGEPERTNLVLLDEPSERELKLIGLDVEADFGFATMTSSSSYTDVDSSAITDGTGAYGSIGYLFFPRVTVPLELYTSSKTFVQEVRLVSNSDGPLSWLIGGFYMDQDNLDLDEFDYFRGDSLIGFPISNADELFLNLHRESNFEDLAAFGELRYDFSEQWQVTVGARVFNQKFSSEAFFDFPAFGLYPGSPNSFEEDGVLFKVNTSYQWSDAANVYATFSQGFRRGGANSIPTSGPLAEPAELVSYSSDSVDNYEIGVKGVFENNVRYSLALYYIDWKDAQIGTLSPVFGYDVGVNGGDAESKGLEAEISGPIGENFNFSIGYSYTDSSLKDGFDGFVSGQAGARLPGVSKHSLSAALDYVLPLSNAADLVFHVDGSYRSDFVNNVDRTLDIYREFDGFAIFAASVSYQTDTWHVTLAAENLFDEKAISAQNDPGYATPDYVVEWGTRPRTVTLSFASEF
- a CDS encoding SRPBCC family protein — its product is MSDFLKDETTSIHRDGAFAAGFYGARAPVSADDAWALIGDWAGILKISGDEVLSVSATGNGNTPGATRTLTLSDKLGGGDIVEVLEEHDDQRRRYSYAMIDTAGTPWSRYCGTLQVEACGPEESLLTYTCRLIPIGQSHEDAIAASIESAAAFFKETVKVAKAAKSGAQPGDLK
- a CDS encoding nuclear transport factor 2 family protein, with product MSDKTPTDLINRFYEEMLAERFDYALDAADPAYHSLTEISEIDPQSLRASCAAIADDIVDLKRRVFKEFNNGNEGVVLHEYTGRSKATGKIVRLRSADYYEVRAGKLLVHWGALQFEEPAEDQ
- a CDS encoding enoyl-CoA hydratase/isomerase family protein; amino-acid sequence: MTYDEYTKLNIDIKEGILTIAISNPAGKNCIDAVLHHELARVFQKISLDDSVRVVVITGDPEGRAFCAGGDLKWMRDDINTAEDLAEMVRDGAAIVNSLLEIRQPVIAMINGHAVGLGATIALLADVSFMSAKAVISDPHVNVGIVAGDGGALLWPLLIGPNRAKEFLMTGDPINAEQAANIGLVNHCVDADALEETAMTFAKRLATGPRMAIELTKKSVNLMLKQLGTQLVPASLALETITFTTADHKEAVRAFLAKETPKFS
- a CDS encoding DMT family transporter yields the protein MAWVYLVIAGGFECVWALLLKYSDGFTRFGPTAGFIIAAFISLFFLSRAMQTIPIGTAYAIWTGTGAVGVSIFGMVVLNESKDMLRLFCLGLIVIGILGLKVTAKQ
- a CDS encoding MFS transporter; this encodes MHRKENWGEFARESLAMAGVTGLGYWPLYVIPFVIGALIDGRGLDEVQAGFVASVEVTTIALSSLLMSRFVSMIGSTSRAIYITIVVIILGNLISAVAESYSLLLVSRLLVGFGEGIALATGTATVTHVKKPDRLYALVQVGRGLIGAISIPIIAYAIGHSASAGPFLFLALLPLLALPVAHWLPTEREKDASASEINALFHSKIAQMVVLLMAAMFMVTLGESFWYSFIERKGTSIGMDLDSVAMILSATIFLGILGAGIPAFLGNRYGRILPLLVLIVLTTISGGVSLMATTAVPYVLGAFCFVIFFAAITPFAIGLSTVFGRTGAVSAAIGSMIVGGHAIGPTIAGFTLKAGGFPALSMEFAASGLCAIVLFLVLGYLVQQRKKSDTHVTGVSVD
- a CDS encoding tetratricopeptide repeat-containing sulfotransferase family protein, producing the protein MIARDIPDTGETEKMYRMSANIGLELRRGDLAQASILAEEIVRSYPRNARSWLAAAQVASRRGDRGAAIQNIGKSIDCFDADGDELAVAAKYFAEAGLCRKARICADKVTDAHCASAFQLDLAGNAYTLCGDHGSAKRCFERAAEEAPSNAGLLFNLAAAQRFSGDVAAAEASFERVIALNPDHYEAHHGLASIRRQTRGNNHIDRLKGMLEAAGPDWRGKVMLGFALGKELEDIGDFGAAFTAYTEAALLKRAQTHYSLDQEIGAIEQIIKCHRAEAFRTASPGRGGANAIFVLGLPRTGTTLVEQILAAHPYVGAKGELNDFASAMMSELNSLSGGVPIRRVQAISDSLKLDFAQLGERYLSMVAERAPDSDVFIDKMPLNYLYIGLILQALPEAHIIYLKRDPLDAATAIYTTLFNQAYAWSYSLQDIERYMQAHYRLMDHWKAEFGDRLYVVAYEDIIKDQEGATRGLLDYCGLPWDPACLDFHKNRSAVTTASAVQVRKPIYSTSMGRWKHFETELAPIVPSLQAISLIESNSYAP